A single region of the Triticum dicoccoides isolate Atlit2015 ecotype Zavitan chromosome 2B, WEW_v2.0, whole genome shotgun sequence genome encodes:
- the LOC119366194 gene encoding extensin-like, with the protein MPWLPTLFLAPPSLPPPLRPPPLPPPPLASPPPPVGSHPPHTFPPLLLSFPSPNPRTDEEAEPPSAAGPRSSRGTGHDSRGRSPRGTGHDSPSRCTLATQGQRRRPRFIIAERSCYCCCSPSSGGEDAAAAPLMDTEPSSLLAKQDSVHYSTVAIIVVMAPWRCCFRVVALFNVRYKTNQDELLSLPPARVVDVGQASALLLN; encoded by the exons atgcCATGGCTCCCCACCCTCTTCCTCGCACCGCCATCTCTGCCTCCTCCCCTCCGGCCGCCACCTCTGCCTCCTCCCCCTctcgcctctcctcctcctcctgtagGATCCCATCCCCCTCACACCTTTCCTCCTCTCCTCCTGTCATTCCCCTCCCCTAACCCTAGAACTGACGAGGAGGCCGAGCCGCCGTCTGCTGCCGGCCCAAGGTCATCGAGGGGCACGGGCCACGACTCGCGCGGCCGCTCACCGAGGGGCACGGGCCATGACTCGCCCAGCCGCTGCACCCTGGCGACGCAGGGCCAAAGGCGACGGCCGCGCTTCATCATCGCCGAGaggagctgctactgctgctgctcgccATCATCGGGAGGCGAGGACGCTGCTGCTGCTCCGCTCATGGACACGGAGCCTTCGTCCCTGCTCGCCAAG CAGGATTCAGTTCACTATAGCACCGTTGCCATCATTGTTGTGATGGCGCCTTGGCGCTGCTGCTTCCGTGTGGTGGCACTGTTCAACGTCCGCTACAAAACCAACCAGGATGAGCTCCTCTCCTTGCCTCCG